The segment CCTGAAGAAGATGTTGAAGAATTGGAAATATTCAGCAATGCCAATTTTGATTCAATCGGTAAATATGAGCCACCTGGAGTTTATTTCCACCCCATAATCGGAGCTAATATAACCGCAGGATCTCGTCTTCTGCTTGCAATTGCTGAAAGGTTTGTTCTGGACAAAGGAGAGGTTCACACATACATGGACACGGACTCGATCTTTGTCCCTCCTCATCTTGCAGAGGAATTGAGCCATCTGTTCGATCCCTTAAATCCTTACGACTTTGAGAAAACCATCCTTGAGATTGAAGATGGGATGGAAGATGTCTGGTTCTATGGAATCAGCTCAAAGAGATACTGCTTGTTCAATAAGGATGGGAATAAGATTGACATTCCTGATGGTAAGAAGCTGTTCTATAAACTTCATGGATTAGGACATATCACCAATCCTTTCAGCAGAGAACTTTGCGAAAAGGATCATTGGCACAAACAGATCTGGTTGGATATACTCAAAGTCCATTACAATCCTGAACTTTTGGATGGAATCTTGGAAAAGTATGACAACTATTCAGTAATATCAAACCTTTCAATAACCACAGCAAACCTCCACCGCAGATTTAAAAAAGTGAACGAGGGAAAACCTTTTGGTGAACGGATCAAGCCGTTTAACTTTATGCTTGTAGGTCAGGGGACCATATCAAATAAAAAAGGCAGATCATCTGCGCCTATTAAACCTATTGCACCGTTCAGCAAAAATCCTCAAGAGATTGTTGAACTGCCTTTTATAGACTATAAATCAGATAATATTCTTCAGGGGAGACATTACTGGAAACCGCTCAGCGATGTTTTTGATAATTATATAAGTCACCCTGAATCCAAATTCGAGGGGAGTATTGGTGTTCTCAAAAGAAGACATCTGAAGCCCAAAGGATGCATATATGTTGGAAAGGAATCCAACAATATCGATATGCAATGCCTTGAACAGTCACAGCTTGAAACATTCTATGATCTAAAAGCACTGGAGGAGTATATACTTAATTTGACTCCTTCGAAGGCTAAAGAAATGGGGATTAGCAAGACTACTCTGTTTAGTATGAAAAAAAGAATAAAATCCCAAAAACTAAGTCTCAATACTTCAGCGGTGAAGAAAGTTCTGGAGCACTTCCATAATGAAACAGAGAGTGTCTGTCCTGAAAAAAGGTTGCTTCAAGCAGGTTATCATATGAACGATGTGATTAACTATGTTCACAATCTGACCCCAAAAGAGGCGAGATCAATTGGGATAAGGTACAGGAGTACACTACAAAATTTAAAGAAAAAAGCTGAGCAGGAGCAATTAAACCTTAACTCATCAATGATGGATAAAGTTGTCACGCATCTTCTGAATTGTTGAAAACTTTGCAAGTGGGTTTACAATAAAAGGTGCTATCTCATTTCACGTATGGGATAGTGCCCTATAGTTATTTTTAAATTATTTTATTGGTTTTCTATCTCAGTATCCCTATTGATAGTTAATTTAATATGGTTAATGATACATACTTTAATACGTATAGGAATATTGCTTATCTGCCTTAGATAAGTATAGTCATAGGATTTCGAATAAAATTCACTAAAATGCTGATTAAGAGACTTAAAATTCAAGAGAGGATACGTAAATGTTCGCAAATGAAATATCATACAGTACATATGTGGTGATCTAAATGCGTTCTAAAGTAACTACGCAGATAGACGGCAACCTTAAGTTGCTATTTGATTCCACAAAAAAAGCACATGGTAAATCTTACAGTGAAGTGCTTGAAACTGGAATACAAGAAATGTTACGTGAGATTAAACCAATATAGATAATGAAAACCGAAGTGTCATATCTTAAAAGTTTGATCGGTTTAGAGGAAGATAGATATCAGTATTTAAAGGGAACTAAACTGCAAAAGAATGATGATTCAGCTATAAAAGATCAGATCGAACAATTGAAACAACAGATAGAATACGAATTGGAAACAATGCGATTCCATCTGTTTAATCTTACAAAAGACTTGATGTTAAGTATTGTAAAGGACGATTCAACAGACTGGTATTTTTACGCTCGCATTTACTCTTTTGATTCAGGGAACAAGGCAAAAGAATGGGTTGTTGATAGACTAAAATCTGAAGGAATGCTTCAATAACAAATTATTTTATTTTTTTCAAAACTTATAAATTCTAATACTCTGTTGTAAAATATATGAGATGCAAGATCACCATCCAAAAAACCACTTCTAATCCAATTCACTATGACTATCAATATGGATTAGCTTCAATGCTCTATAAGCGCCTTGCTAAAGCAAACATAAATCTTGCAAATGAAACTCATAGCCACCAAGGATTTAAGTTCTATACCTTTTCAAATCTTGTCATCGAAGACTGGATACCTGATAAAAGGGGACTGAATTTTTCTAAAGCTCATTTTTTCATATCATCTCCAGATTCTGGCTTCATAAAAAGTTTTGCCGAAGGGCTGTTCCTTGAGCCCGAATTCTTTCTTGGAAGAGGCGACAACAAAGCAAATTTCATAATCGAACGCATGGAAATCCTTTCCAATCCCACTTTTGGAGATGACTGTACATTCAAAACCCTCTCTCCGGTCTATGTAAAAACACAAAGGAAAAAAGGAGATAAACTTGTTGAAGTTGATCTTTATCCAAAAGATTCAAAATTCTATGAGAATTTGCACAAAAACATAACTGCCAGGTATAAAGAATACTATGGAAAAGAGATTGAATATGATAACTTTGAAGTATTAGAAGTAACGGACGTAAAGCCTAAACGTATCTCAATAGGTAACAGTTATAGGCGCTGCAATCATTTGAATTTGACCTTACAAGCAAATCCTGATCTTATAGCTTTTGCATATGATGCTGGGCTCGGGGAAAAAAATGCTATGGGATTTGGATGTGTTGACTTGATTGAATTACATTAATTTTAGAGTCAAATTATTTTTTAGAAATGTATATAAGCAATGAATAACATGCACATATTAAAAAAGATGTGCTTTACCGTTCATAAATTAAATATGAGATGTATGTGAGACATTCAAAAAATCAATGATTAGTGCATGTCTCATACAATATATAAATTTGGTAATGGAAGTAGAGTATGGAAGATGAGGTTTTTTACCAGTTAACAGGAAATCCATTTGTTGATGCGGGAATCTGGGCTATATGTGGATGGGTTGAAAAAGAAAATCCAGAGGATCTTACTAAGGATGACCTGAAAAAAATAACAAAGGACATCGTTCCTTTATATTTAACTCAAGAATGGTCAAAGAACTTATTTTCTATTTTTCCAAATAATCCTGTCACAAACCCTTCAATCAAAAACAAAGAAGAAAAATTAAGGCAAATTTACAGTGATTTAATAGACCAGCTAGAACCTGTAAATGAATCCGGAAACTGTATCAGTTGTGGAAGGCGTGAAGTAAGCGACATAAGAACAAAAAGTGAAATCCCCCTTATAGGTTCAGGGAAGTTAATCAATTTCTTCCCAAATGGTCAACCAGGGGGAGATTATTGTCCATCTTGTACATTAGCCGTTCAGTTCTCACCTCTAGCCCTCTACTCTTGTGTAAACTTTTTACTGCTACAAACAAACTCCGGGAAAGTGATGCATTACTGGTGTAAGAGTTCAATTCAGGATATTAGAAGCCAGATTTTAACAAGAAATTATACCGGGTGTTTTAATGAAGATTATAAGAATCCGGTTAATGCCTTGTTCCATATTATTGAAGATATTATACTCAGATATGAAGAAAGGTGGGTAGAAGAAAATCCTTCAATAACACTGTATCATTTTACAAATTATAACCAGAACCCTGATCTTAATATCTATAGAGTTCCAAACTCAGTATTTAGATTTTTAGCTGATGTTAAAAATGAACCAGAGTGGAAAACAAAGATTGTAAGAAGGGGATACAATTGGAACAAGATCAAAGATAAGGAAAACTACAAAAACAGATGGAATGGGGTGTATAGCAACCTTTTGAACGGTAAATCTATTGTTGGCTATTTTATAAATCGACGTAATAAGCAGTCATATGGTGGGTGGAATCTTTTAGAATACTATCTAATGGAGGTAAGAAATATGGATAGCAAAAGACTTGAGACTCTCAAGAAAGTTGGTGATGCTCTATCCGAGTACATAAAGGAAACTCAGAACATAAAAAGATTAACTCAATTGGAAACAGCAAGCAATTTTGCAACATTTAGAAATCTGCTGAGATTGATAGAGAAAGAGAGAATCAAAAATGCCTCAATAGATCCTATCTTTACATTAGAGGATTTCATGACGGGTCTATTTCCAGAAGGGAATTTGGGATGGAAAGAAACTCAGGACTTGCTACTTTTCAGAATCTACGAAAATTTACATAACTGGCTCATTGAACAAGATGAATTAAGAGAAGAAATTTCTGTCGAAGAGGAAAAATTGGAGGAGTAAAATCATGACAAGGATTGTAAATGGCTTCATGCTAATAGACGCACCTCATTCAGCTTTAAACAATGCTGGGAATGACGCCGGAGAAAGAACTGAAAACATTGTGAGGGTTAAAAAAATTCGAAAAGGAAGATCAGTTTACCCATATGTTTCAGGACAAGCCTTAAGGTATTGGTGGCGTTCCACACTTGCAGAAAAATATAACTGGAATCTCTCTCCAATCAGCAGGGAGAAAAAAATTGCATTTACGAGTGCAAACCCAGTTGAATATGATGATGATGATATTTTTGGATATATGAGAGCTCTCAAGAAAGCAGATGGTGGCACTGTTTCAAGGAGTTCTGTATTAAAGAATTCCCCACTGGTTTCAGTAGTGGGTCAGACTCCTACATCAGATTTTGGCGTAATGGCCCGTCAAAAGGAAGGAGATCCTGTACCTTATGAGCATGAATTTTATTCAGCAGTCTTAAAGGGAATTTTTTCTCTTGATTTGGATAATGTTGGAGTCATTTACAGAAGCGAAAAGGGTGGATACCAAAACATGTATCCAAAACTTGAGGAAATTGCTGCGGAAAAGGGAGCAATTGAGGATGAAGGTAAATGGATCATGCCGGAGGAAGTTCGAGTTAAAAGAGCTACTGAAACTATAAACGTTCTTCCATATTTAAGTGGTGGAGCTAAACAGGCAGCCCACTTAACTGATGTAGCACCAAAATTGTTGATTTTAGCAGTTATTGATGGAGGCAACCATCTATTTATGAACATAGCAAAGGAGGATGGTGGAGAACCTACTATAAACATGGACGCATTATATGACGTCATCTCAGATTATTCTGAACTCCTTATCAGTGATATCTACATTGGCAGACGTAAAGGTTTCATGGATGAAAGTGAAGAAGATTTCCAAAAGCTTGTAGAAGACCATGGGAAGAATGACAAAAAAGTTATCTATGGTTCAATAAACGAGATAGTCGAATCCTTTGTAAAAATAGTCCCTGAAATGATGATACAATGAAAGCTCTGAGGGTTAAGATCGAAGGGTGGACTGCCTCCTTTAGATATCCTGGATTCATAAGTGGATTTCAACCTACATTACCAGTTCCACCCTTAAGTACTATCTATGGGTTAATTTCAGCTGCCAAAGGTGAACTCATAGGTCCAGAAGATGTTTCAGTAGGCTACGTTTTCGATTGTGAAGCAAAAGCTGTCGATCTTGAAACCATCTATGAATTAGGAAAAAATCTTTCAGCTAAATCAAATGTTGTAAAGAGGGAATTCCTGTATAACCCAAAGCTATATCTGTATCTTGACAAACTGGAATTTGAGAAGTATTTCTCAAAACCTACCTATCCATTAGTCTTGGGGCGATCTGGGGATTTGGTAACAGTCTCAGAAATAAAGACTGTAGAATTAAACAAAGCTGATGGAAAGAGACTTGGAAAGACAATACTACCATTCGGCGTAGATGAAGCTTATGGGATATTACAAGCTCTACCAACCCATTTCACGGATACCATTCCAAGAAAAGCCATTGGTGTAAAACCATATCTACTCATGGATGAATTCTTTACATATTCAAAGGAATGTAATTATGATGAAGAAATGGATTGGTTGATTTGGTTCCATAAATAAGTCTCAAAAATCAACAGGTGACTATTTTGGTCCTGCTTGCAAAACCGGATGAAACTTTAATAGACCATACGGAAAATGCCCTTAAAGTTTTTAAGAGCATCAAGGAAACATATCCACAAGTCCCGGAAATCTGTGAAGTTCCTGATTTCTGGGAGCATCTTTTTTATGCAATATTCTTTCATGATTTTGGGAAAGCAGCCGAAGGTTTCCAAAATGTGCTTATAAGCGATGCGAAATGGGACTATAGACATGAAATCCTTTCCGCAGGTTTTGTATCAGGGTTAGAATATGAAAATAAACTGTTTAATGACGCCATCGCAATGGCAATTATTACACATCATAAGGATGTGCTTCTGCTAAGGGACAAATATCAAACATATCCGAGGCGACTTGGAGAAAAAAGATATAATCAAAAATTACAGGAATTGGACTCCAACATTTTGGAATTGAGTGAAATTCAAAGTAGAATCCCTAGTCTAAGCAGGGAATATTTAGGTATTGAGCTAAAAAATTTTCAAATTATTGATTCAATTGAAAAACTGAGAGATTCATATAAAGAGGTTGTTTTACCTTATTACAATCAATTTGAAGATAACGAATTAACCGCACTTCACGGTAGGTATGGTGTATTCCTTAAAGGATTTTTAACAGCTTGCGATCATCTCGCATCAGGAAGTAAATATGAAATTTTGAATGGAATTCAGGATATGAAAGCCATCTATGACTTCCCTGAAATGCGAAAGACCCAAAAAATAGCTTCCGAGACAATAGGTGATGCTTTCTTAATTGCACCTACTGGGAGTGGAAAAACCGAAGCCTCACTGTTTTGGAGCAATTCAAATCAGAATAATAATAGATCAAAGCGCACTTTTTATCT is part of the Methanococcoides methylutens MM1 genome and harbors:
- the cas6 gene encoding CRISPR-associated endoribonuclease Cas6, with amino-acid sequence MRCKITIQKTTSNPIHYDYQYGLASMLYKRLAKANINLANETHSHQGFKFYTFSNLVIEDWIPDKRGLNFSKAHFFISSPDSGFIKSFAEGLFLEPEFFLGRGDNKANFIIERMEILSNPTFGDDCTFKTLSPVYVKTQRKKGDKLVEVDLYPKDSKFYENLHKNITARYKEYYGKEIEYDNFEVLEVTDVKPKRISIGNSYRRCNHLNLTLQANPDLIAFAYDAGLGEKNAMGFGCVDLIELH
- the cas8a1 gene encoding type I-B CRISPR-associated protein Cas8b1/Cst1, which gives rise to MEDEVFYQLTGNPFVDAGIWAICGWVEKENPEDLTKDDLKKITKDIVPLYLTQEWSKNLFSIFPNNPVTNPSIKNKEEKLRQIYSDLIDQLEPVNESGNCISCGRREVSDIRTKSEIPLIGSGKLINFFPNGQPGGDYCPSCTLAVQFSPLALYSCVNFLLLQTNSGKVMHYWCKSSIQDIRSQILTRNYTGCFNEDYKNPVNALFHIIEDIILRYEERWVEENPSITLYHFTNYNQNPDLNIYRVPNSVFRFLADVKNEPEWKTKIVRRGYNWNKIKDKENYKNRWNGVYSNLLNGKSIVGYFINRRNKQSYGGWNLLEYYLMEVRNMDSKRLETLKKVGDALSEYIKETQNIKRLTQLETASNFATFRNLLRLIEKERIKNASIDPIFTLEDFMTGLFPEGNLGWKETQDLLLFRIYENLHNWLIEQDELREEISVEEEKLEE
- the cas7i gene encoding type I-B CRISPR-associated protein Cas7/Cst2/DevR, translating into MTRIVNGFMLIDAPHSALNNAGNDAGERTENIVRVKKIRKGRSVYPYVSGQALRYWWRSTLAEKYNWNLSPISREKKIAFTSANPVEYDDDDIFGYMRALKKADGGTVSRSSVLKNSPLVSVVGQTPTSDFGVMARQKEGDPVPYEHEFYSAVLKGIFSLDLDNVGVIYRSEKGGYQNMYPKLEEIAAEKGAIEDEGKWIMPEEVRVKRATETINVLPYLSGGAKQAAHLTDVAPKLLILAVIDGGNHLFMNIAKEDGGEPTINMDALYDVISDYSELLISDIYIGRRKGFMDESEEDFQKLVEDHGKNDKKVIYGSINEIVESFVKIVPEMMIQ
- the cas5b gene encoding type I-B CRISPR-associated protein Cas5b, translating into MKALRVKIEGWTASFRYPGFISGFQPTLPVPPLSTIYGLISAAKGELIGPEDVSVGYVFDCEAKAVDLETIYELGKNLSAKSNVVKREFLYNPKLYLYLDKLEFEKYFSKPTYPLVLGRSGDLVTVSEIKTVELNKADGKRLGKTILPFGVDEAYGILQALPTHFTDTIPRKAIGVKPYLLMDEFFTYSKECNYDEEMDWLIWFHK